The nucleotide sequence AAAAATCACATCTCCTGTATTTAGCATAAAGCAGTATCCTTTCCGGAAATAAGTATAATGAATATACGTTTCCGGCAGGAGAAAGTTTCGTCTTTAGAAATTACCTGTACCCGCTCCCTTTCACAATCAGCACCAAGATCACTGCAAGCAGTAACCCTCCAAGAATAAACGGTCCAAGACCCGAACTGTAGACAAGATACACTTTCACATGCTGAATGGTGGTGACGATCACATAAACGAAGAAAATCAGACTCAGTCCGGCAATCAGCGGAACATATGGATTTCGCTTCAAGTTGATCAGCCCTTTTTAAAAGCTTTTAATTATTCGTATGCCTGCGACAATTTGTATCATGCAAAAAAGGCGCCATTCAATAAAGAATGTGCGCCTTTCATAACTTTACATATCCTGTCCTTTTGTCTCCAATTTCTTTGGAAACAAGGTGTAGCTGAAGCTGATCAGAAAATCCACTCCAAGAACAAGCGTCCAGATCTGCAGTGTTCTAAACAGCTGCTCGGTTTGCTGTCCATTGTTGATATATAAAATAATCGCGCCAAGAAAGGATGCACCAATTCCCCATGCAAGGAGATGGCGCAGCCAGCCTTCCCTTTCACGCTTCGCATGTTCTCCTCCGTGCTTTGCTTTTTTCGGCGGTTTTTCGCCATTGGCAAACCTGTAGGCAAAGTGCCGGTCCGCCCACTTGATCATGCTGTGTCCGAATGCAATACTCACTCCAATGTAAATGGCCGCAACGCCGTGCACCATGGTGGCGGTTGCGCCATTTTTTAAATCAAGTATCGTTGCTGCCAGAAGCACCAGGTCTACAACCGGTGTACAAATCAGTAAAAATGCGCCAAGTTTCTTCTTTTTCAAAAGATATCTTGCAGCCAAACCCGCTAATACAAAGACCCAAAATCCAATTTCACATGCAATAATCAGCCAGCCAATCAAGTAAGCTCCCCCTTATTTAACACAAGTGTATGATTTCATACTAACAGAATGTTTTTTATAATACAACTGTGTTATAATAAAGACATGCCAAAAATAATTGATCATGACAAACGAAAACAGCAAATAGCCGAAGCCACGTGGAAAGTGATTGCCGAGGAAGGCATTGAGCAGGCGACGGTCCGGAAGATTGCAAAAGCGACCGGACTGTCTGCGGGAGCCCTGAGGCACTACTTTTCCACACAGTCTGAGCTGCTTGTATATTCCATGAACCTCGTTTCTGAACGGGTAAAAGAACGGACAATGTCCAAAACGTACCAAGGGGATCCGATCGATCTTGTAAAAGAGGCCCTGTCGGAACTGCTTCCGATTGATGATGAGAGAAGACTGGAAATGGAGGTGTGGCTCGTTTTCTCCGTCAAAACACTTGTAGACGAAAAACTGCGTGCTTTAAGTGAAGATGTTTACGTGGAAATGAAAGAAGGAATCAGCGCCATCATTCAGCTGCTCGTCAATCTTGGACTGCTGAAAGAGGATTGTAATCCGGATGAAGAAGCGGTCAGGCTGCATGTATTAGTCGATGGTCTTGCCGTGCATCACTTGCTGCACCCCGTTTCTTTTACGCAGCAGCAAATGCTGGATGCGCTCCAGTATCATTTGAAATCCATTTGTACGTTTTAAAGGGAGGGCTACTCCGGTCCTCCCTTCAGTACTTCCTGCTGCCAGAGTTGATAGAGATAAATCAAAACTGCCATGAGCGTAAAGGTCAAATATATCTCCCAGTTTGTATAGTTCACAAGCTTATACAAGCCAAGGCTCTCAAACCATTCATTCAAAGGAAAAGCAAACACAGCATCGATTGCCAGATTAATCAGCAAATACAGCTTGAAGTTTCCAAAGGTGAAATAAAATATCCAGATGGTTCCCACTAGGAAGGCTCCGTATACAAACGGAAAGTATGTAATAATCTGCGGCAAAAAAGTTTCTTTCACCACCCACCATTTGTATGTATAGGCGAGCTCGTTCTGCACGGTTACGAGTAGTGATGCAAATATGGCGACCGGCATAAATCGTTTAATGGCGTGCTTTTCTAAAAAAAACAATGATAGCCAGGGAACAAGAAATGATGACCAAATGATAAAATTTTTGAACATACCGTTTCTCCTCACAGGATTAATAGGTATAATCTCTCCTATCCCTGGAAAATCATTCGGGTATAGAACAAAAAGAGCAGCCGCTGATTCTAGTCAGTGACCGCTCTTTTTGTTACATAGCCGTGCAAATTTCAATATAATGACCGTCCGGATCCGTTACATAGGCGACCGTTTGTCCCCATGGTTTGACTGTCGGCTCCTTGACAACAGGCACTCCGGCGCTGCGCAGCTTTTCGATTGTTGCTTCAACATTCTCAACGGTAAATCCGACCTCGAAGCTTTGGGGTGCATCCGTCTTTGGCATGTCCAGTCCAATCAGTTCTTGCACAGACTCACGTGTATTCATAGATAAAGTCGTCGCCCCGGTGTCAAACTCAACATATGTTCCCTGCTGCATTTTCACCTTCAAACCAAGTTGATCACGGTAAAATTTCATTGATTTTTCGAAATCAGTTACATACAGAATGACGTATTTCATCGATAAGTTCATTTGCACAGCCCTCTCTCCGCTTATAGATTAGCTAATTTCTTCCATAGATATAAGCTAAAGCTATTCATTGGAGATGTCAACGGGTGTTACTTGCACGTTCTGCTGTTTTACTTGAAAAAATGCCTCTTTTACTTGAAAATGCACAACCTTTACTTGCCGAATTTCTGCCTTTACTTGAAAATTTCCAGATGCCTCCTAAATTATGAGCCGCAATCCTGTGGTTCACTTA is from Bacillus sp. FSL H8-0547 and encodes:
- a CDS encoding VOC family protein, translated to MNLSMKYVILYVTDFEKSMKFYRDQLGLKVKMQQGTYVEFDTGATTLSMNTRESVQELIGLDMPKTDAPQSFEVGFTVENVEATIEKLRSAGVPVVKEPTVKPWGQTVAYVTDPDGHYIEICTAM
- a CDS encoding TetR/AcrR family transcriptional regulator, yielding MPKIIDHDKRKQQIAEATWKVIAEEGIEQATVRKIAKATGLSAGALRHYFSTQSELLVYSMNLVSERVKERTMSKTYQGDPIDLVKEALSELLPIDDERRLEMEVWLVFSVKTLVDEKLRALSEDVYVEMKEGISAIIQLLVNLGLLKEDCNPDEEAVRLHVLVDGLAVHHLLHPVSFTQQQMLDALQYHLKSICTF